The nucleotide window caaccaacttgtggagcataggcactgatgacatttatcatcatcccttcaacttccaccttcacgatcatcaccctatcagaaactctcttcacctctactacactcttactgtactcttccttcagaatcacccctacaccatttctcttcccatccacaccatgataaaacagtttaaacccacctccaatgttcctggccttactccctttccacttggtctcctgaacacacatcatatctacctttctcctctccatcatatcagctatctctctccctttacccgtgatagtaccaacatttaaagttccaacccgaacctctactctcctacactgctccttttcctgccgtctctgtagacgtcttcctcctctccttctactccttcggccaacagtagcccaatttccaccggtaccctgtcggctaacgatacctgtggcggtcgttgttaacccgggcctcgaccgatccggtatgaaattctcctttgtgatccgcatatttgatttggcacgttttacgctggatgcccttcctaacgcaaccctccccatttacccgggcttgggaccggcactaagagtgcactggcttgtgccccccctaatggctgggtttatatatctatatctatatatatctatatatatctatatatatatatatatatatatatatatatatatatatatatatatatatataaataaaaataccaaaTAATTTACAGAATCAATTTTATGGTGTGcagtatataaaacaataaaaaaatacatcaagCAAATAAAATATGGCAGAGgcaattttaagaaaaaaaaacataaaatgcttTAGGATCACATTACTGACCAAACTAAAAGGAAAGTAAAATACACATCTGAGATTCTAGGGTGCGGTTTACTATTTACTTACTTTCCAAACTCAGTCTTAAGtgatgatcacataaccccaatcttatcgtccctacattggcttcctgttaagtttcgaatagactacaaactattactcctcacttataaagcactaaatggtttggctcccatatatctatccagtcttttaacacgctacaatccaccacgctccctgagatctcaaaactctgggcttctagtagttcctagaatagcaaagtccactaaaggtggtagagcattttcacatttagctcctaaactctggaatagtcttcctgacggtgttcggggctcagatacactctcccagtttaagtgtagattaaaaacatatctttttagcaaagcctacacataacatacgtctcacatcataaccttgtgctgcagaacatctgatcacatgcacattatcaacttgtgctgttaatatcatgaacagcagctacgctaattcctctccactgcttctctttctctccccatcccgagacaccctgaggtttggccagctccagtcacctcccacctcgtgatgattacggacctttgaagaagtagatgccgaactcacaaacatcccgaaccatctagagacgtaccagtgccatttggatcccgctacatgtgtggagttttgacattggacctcctggagtgtttaaaggctctggcatggagaagctgatgctggatctgtggtgatcacaaatgctgagctcataaaactcggagctactaaccatatagactgtataagactgcagaaagaacatcacttataatcttatactccagtaatcatgttagttctcactgtccagtgttctttattgttgaaagatttatgatcaaactcttgatgtcacccaggcatggtggagtgggtgggaagagtgatagcaggagtgatttgtgatagaagagtatctgtgagagtgaaaggaaaagttaaTAGGACGTGGTGAAGTactatgcaggtagttggtttagaATAGggggaagatgtagaggactgtGTAGTAGATGAGCCACTGTGGTGActaagaaattaataaaaataaaaattacagaaccaatctatatatctatatctatatatctatatatatctatatatctatatctatatatatctatatatatctatatatctatatatctatatctatatatctatatatatctatatatctatatcttcttcttcttcggctgctcccattaggggtcgccacagcggatcatccgtctccataccaccctgtcctctacatctgcctctttcacaccaactacctgcatgtcttccctcaccacatccatgaacctcctccttggccttcctcttttcctcctacctggtggctccatcttcagcattcttctaccaatataattcatgtcccttctctgcacatgtccaaaccatctcaatctcgcctccctcaccttgtcaccaaaacatcctacatgctgtccctctaataaactcatttctaatcttgtccatcctcgtcactcccaacgaaaaccttaacatcttcagttctgctacctccagctctgcctcctgccttttactcaatgccactgtctctaatccatacaacatcgcagatctcaccacagtcctataaactttccctttcattcttgcagataccctactatcacaaatcactcctgtcactcttctccacccactccaccctgcctgcactcttttctttacttctctaacacactctccattactttgcactgttgaccccaggtacctgaactcctccaccttcttcaccacttttcctgcaaccgcatcactccactgccctccctctcattcacacacatgtactctgtcttactcctactgactttcattccccttctctccagcgcatatctccacctctccaggctcttctcaacctgctctctactctcaccacaaatcacaatatcatctgcaaacatcatagtccaggagactcctgtctgacctcttccctgaacctcacactacacttcctccttcagtttccaccatcttattcttctttcagtccttacttcctcctcttcttcttcgcctccaaaaccatcctacagaccaccatccgatgctgtctagctacactgtccccgccaacaccttacagtctccaatctccttcaggttgcatctcctgcatagcacatagtccacctgtgtgcaccttcctccactcttatatgtcaccctatgatcctccttcttcttaaaatacgtgttcaccactgccatttccatccttttagcaaaatctaccaccatctgcccttccacattcctctccttaaaaccatacctacccatcacctcctcatcacctctgttccttcacctacatgcccattaaagtctgccccaatcaccaatcgttctttcctaggtacaccatctaccacttcatctaattcactccagaatctttccttttcctccatctcacagccaacttgtggagcataggcactgatgacatttatcatcatcccttcaacttccaccttcacgatcatcaccctatcagaaactctcttcacctccactacactcttactgtactcttccttcagaatcacccctacaccatttctcttcccatccacaccatgataaaacagtttaaacccacctccaatgttcctggccttactccctttccacttggtctcctgaacacacagcatatctacctttctcctctccatcatatcagctatctctccctttacccgtgatagtaccaacatttaaagttccaacccgaacctctactctcctacactgctccttttcctgccgtctctgtagacgtcttcctcctctccttctactccttcgccaacagtagcccaatttccaccggtaccctgtcggctaacgatacctgtggcggtcgttgttaacccggcctcgaccgatccggtatgaaattctcctttgtgatccgcatatttgatttggcacgtttcgctggatgcccttcctaacgcaacctccccatttacccggcttgggaccggcactaagagtgcactggcttgtgccccctaatggctgggtttatatatctatatctatatatatctatatatatctatatatatctatatatatatatatatatatatatatatatatatatatatatatatataaaacacacatacaattaTTTACTCACTAAATTGCTCTGAAAACCATATACATTCTGGTGTAATTGCTATTAGGAATCACACTGTTGACTCCACACCTGCTATTAGACCACCCAAGAATTTGTTAGAGGACTTAGAGAATGCTTAGAGGACTTCATCCAACAAATGAGAGGGTAAGGAGGGCATTATTCAAAAAAAGCAACCAAGAGAACAAGGTGATGCAACCACTGCCACACTGCCGTGCATTAGAAAATGTAAACCTGTTCACTTGTGTGTCTACTGTGTTGTTAAAGATACAGGAATCGTGATGGATGATGGTTATAAACACCTTGACGAATGCAAGGCTGCAGGGAAAGTCTtgctggaaataaaaggaaacacCACATTGTAAATCTCTTCGAATCACAACTAGTTTCTAAAATGCTCCCCTCATCCAATACTCCTGTTTGCCAATAGATAGAAGTGCAGCACTGCGCTGAATATTCCAcatgagaaaagagaaaagatcaAAGGTTTCTAAGTAAGAAGCCAAAGAATTTCTAATTTAAATGAATAGTAAGAAAaaactataaactataaatcACCTAATGAAATCATACAGCCTGTCAAAAGTggatatttgtttgttgtttaatttATAGATTTCTTTACCTACTCTCAGATTCTAACTATAGACATGATTGGTGAAACACTGTATTTACCATACAGTTAAATCAAGTTTTCTTTCCCTCTGATGTTGGATTTTGAAGCCATTACTTTAACCCAAAATAATGGGTTAGGCATTGCAAAagccaaaatgtaaacagaaaaaaggaaCAAGAAATTAACCACAGAGTTTTGAGCAAAAAAAGGCAAACATAGGGAAAAAAGTCTGAACAAAAAGttgagaaagaaacaaaggGATTGGATGACATTTGTAGGGCTGAACAGGAAACATCAAAAAGAGAAACTGGGGAACAGAGcagcataaatatatacaacaaaGAGAACTAAACtggaactgaaacacacacacacacacacacacacacacacacacacacacacacacacacacacacacacgcacacactcactcactcaactgtgtgttactaaaCTGTTACAAACCTGAACGCAAAAACACTCAATACTCATTTAAATTCATACACGTCCATGTCTACAACATCacccattttatattataatcatattacactgtttacatgctgttctgCACCTCTTGATtgctgctgtttcttttttgcacaacattgtgtttatgttccTTCGGATCCATGAAGGATGAAGTTCtaaattattatgaataatCAAATCCTTCTTGGACTCACTTAATATATCAACTCGGATATCAAGTTAAACAAGTTTATTTGCATTCTCTGTCATAATTACAGTCTTTGTTGCCAATTAAACATGATCTGTTTTACAACAGGTTTTTAAAACAAGATATTCTGAGGAAGTTGCATGTTCCTAGGAATTGCATGttcctgttttgttttacaCTCTGCAAACATCTTGAATATAGTCCAATTCgcagattattttatattaaaagagTACAACAAACCAGTTgggtttttttgccatttatttaagtacatgaaCCTAGGTTCAACAAACCCCACCTAAGGGGTGGGTGGATTAGCTCAGCCTCGTCTTATGACAAGTTACACTGTTTACTTTCACAATCACTTTCAGACGATTGGTGAACCATGGAGATCGATCAGAACATAAGTAGGTATATTTCTGTTTTGCTTTAGTAATCTTTACTGGTCATTGTAAAAATGTGTCTAAATTGTTTTTAAGCATTTAGTGACATTGTGTGACCAAGTAGTGGCTTTCAGTTTCTATTATATTTGCTGACTGCTATAATAAAGTTCAGATCACATTACAGTAAGTACAAGCCCTTACCATTGAGCTAACAATTTCCACTATGATATAATGTACGATTACAGCTAGTGTCCGAAAACTACGATAAGAAATATTGTAATACCTAATTCTAAGTCTTTTTGGATGCATATTCAAGAAAATTCAAAAGCAAAAATTTGTTAACAATTTGAGTGACAATTTGACTACATTTTTATAGCCTATGACTTAGAGACTGTTCTATACCTGATTTCCCCATCATTATTGCATGTATTCAATAACTGTGAAAGAATTCagtaagtattattattagtaaagtATTTATCTATGAACCTCTATCTCCCAATAGAGGTCACTTCATCAGTATCTGTgccatgtttatttgtatattcaTTAGGTTATAAAGAGGCCAAAACAACCAATAGATGAACTTACAATAGATGAAGTTTTTTGTAACAAGTTATAATGAAACTCTTTTCTTCCATAAACAGCCTACGACTATGCTGAGTATATATTCTATGATTTAAATGCTGACAAATTCCAGACCTGCTCCGAAATCAGTGCAATGGGCTTCAGCCAAACCTTCCTCCCTACCCTCTACAGCATCGTCTTCATCGTGGGCTTCATTGGCAATGGCCTGGTTCTGTGTGTCCTGGTTAAGTAttacaaaacatccaccatgTCAGATGTGTGTCTCTTCAACCTGGCCCTTTCAGACCTCCTCTTCCTGATCTCACTGCCTTTCTGGGCTCATTACGCTGCCGTCTCTGAGTGGACCTTCGGGACCAACATGTGCCATGCAGTGACAGCGCTCTACACGCTGGGATTCTATGGAAGTAtcttttttatgattataatgACCTTGGACCACTACATTGTCATTGTCCACCCCAATTGCTCTATCTTCATTAAGCACCGGTCTGTCAGAGCTAGCATAGCTGTGGCTTTGTTTATGTGGGCACTTAGCTTAGGAGCTTCTCTGCCAACCATCATTTTCTCCCAAGcaacaaatgaaacaaatggATGGACATGCAGAGTGGAATATCCAGGAGAAACAGCATGGAGGCAGTTCTCTTACATTGAGATGAACCTACTCGGTTTGATTATTCCTCTCTCCGTGATGGTGTTCTGCTACTCGCGTATCACCCCCATCTTAATGCACATGAAATCTCAGAAGAGACACAAAGCTGTTAAGCTCATCCTGGTCTTGGTCAttatcttctttctcttctggaCGCCCTACAACATTGTCATCTTTCTGATGTTCTTGCATCACTTGGGCTACATGAACACATGTCAGTGGGAGCAGGACCTGAACATGGCTATGCAGTGGGTGGAAACCATAGCGTTCAGCCACTGCTGCCTCAACCCCATCATCTACGCCTTTGTGGGTCAGAAATTCAGGAATTCCATTTTAAATATCTTCAAAGAGTGGGTTTTAGTTTGCTTTGGTCAATGCTCAACAAATAACAGTAAGATCTCAGAAAGGAGCTCGATGCATTCACACTCCTCAGTGATTAACAGCACAAAACTTGTCTAACTTTCATGCACATcagtattaattattaatcataattattcatccattgttaaatattattaGGCTAAAAACGTGTTTTCTTGTAATTTGTTTGCTATTTTGTGTACATGCACCTCCATTTTCAAAAGTTTCTGAGGATGAGCCCGGGGAAGGATTTAAATTCTGAAATGTACCAACAGATGGCGCTGCAGCACAATGCTaaaaatttagatttaaaataaCAGATGTAAAAAGTAGATCTGTTCATCAATCGTTTAAATATGTAACtttgaatatatacagtattttattgttGTCTAGAAAATGTTAGTAATATATGGAGCCACTAATGGCATTTTAACAAAATTCTGTCATAACGTCACATATTAAAAGCATAAATGAATTTATGCCTGCAGATAATAAAGGCTAGtgaataaaagaagaagaacatagTTAAGTCACTTCAGGTTATAAGATAATACATTGAGCTGACAAGAAACTATTCTGAGACCATGAGTTAATGAATTCAGACTATGACATCTTCTGGGGTTAAAGATGCATCCTGTAATGTATTTCTCAACAGACCTTTGAAGACAAATCTTTGGACGTCACCATGCGACTGAACCACTCTAAATCCCATTTTCCACAAAGGTCTGATAAGTACATTTATTCATCCCTTGCAAAGCTGTGGCTTAGACCATTAAAAGCTTCGTACTTTCCCATTTGGGGTTTGGCCCATTTATTGTTGACAGGAAACCTTGATCAGACTTGTCCTTGAGAAACTTATCGGATCTTAACTTTATATCACTTTATATGACTATGCCCCAAATTACCCCTTATTTTCTGTGAATACGCACAAGTCATCACAAGTTATATCCGAGTTACACTTTTCACCTTGTTATAAAAGGTCAGCATGTTTTTGATAGTTATTATAGCTCATACTCTGTAAACAGCTAACTTTCTGTTGAATCCTTTCCTACAATAAATCAGTGCAGAAATGTGCTCAAGTGCCATAATTCAAGCAGTAGTGGGAGAGAGTGGTACCTGATGACCAAGAGTTAAGTCTCCAAGACTTACAGATAGATCTGCTTAAAGTGTTTCAATGAAAAGGAAAGCAGGAGAAAAAGGTATAAAAAGGTATAAAACATATAATTACTGTAGTGTTTCAGCAGCTTCAGTGTTTAAATCCAATTAGAATAAAGTTTCAGCTCTTTTGGTGCTTGGACACCTTTCAAAAAAGGAAAATCCAAATCAATTCAACTAATGTAAAAAGCAACCAAATAAAACTAAAGCCAGAAACACTGAACTGTCAGTCCCCAAAATGATAACCAAGAATGAATATATATCTAGAAGAAAATTCAACCAGTTTAATGACTAAAGAACAAAACACTAGAACTAATCCTAATCAGCATAAAGAgtacacaaacaacaaaattgACTTAGACTTAATGTTGTTCAAAACAACTGTGACATCTGGAACTAATCCAAACTCAACATTTACACTATTGAACTGAGAATGTGAAAGAGAGGTACATAAACAAACAGGTACTGCACTCAAAATCATACTACATGAGGAGTTACAAGATgctgatatacatatatatttaagtatatatatatatatatataagtagaGGCCACGCTGTGAAGGGGCAGGTGCCAATATTCATCctgttacatttacatacacacactgacagtaCATGACCTTAGAATAACTGTAGATGtattgaataaaaaacatttctatggCAGCAAAAAGCAACATATCATTATTTCATAATTACAGGTTTTAATTTGCCcttaaatacattacatagatttttatttagtgcTTCTTGTAGAGTATTTCTAaacagacgccaccccaaaagtgctattttatgtataaattactgtattgtattaacattttactttattttataatgaatttatttttattaatacatttcattatttcaactaaaaattaaatctccattaaaaacaattccctataagtgttttggtctGTGGTGCTCTCCGCAagagaccaggaaaatcagACAAACTTATTATTTATGTGGCAAACGCAATTCTACAATAAACCGGGGTGCCAGATTCCAACCGCGCTaaagtgggggattactgtataacaGACAACCAATGCAATCAGATTTTCCAAATCCTGTACTAAATCTTTCAATGACTAAGTGTTTGTAAGTGAACAATTAGGcattttttcatcatttcaaGGTCGACTTAAACTGTtagtttaaaatgctttttggCTCATTTAAAAAGGTGCCAGGGTTTATTCCCACCCTGTGCCTAGTGATTGTGGGAAATAAACGGATCCAGACCACTCAGACCAAGTGTTTCTGAAAGACaattaatgaaaaattaaatCTAATTCTTCTCTCATTACTTGAAAACACTCAATGTTCCAATCAGTTTTATTCTGCTAGTAGCCATGACATCACTGCTCTTTCAGAAGAAAAAAGCTCCACCTCAGAACATCACGGCATCAGAGCTCAGCCCTTgtagcaaatataaaaatagaaacacCCTACTTTCTCAATCGCTCTTGGATCACTGAATCATGGCAACGATTTTCTACAACACGACAACAAGTAGGTGCATATTTTCCATTTTGTGAATTTGCTAATTGTGTAAATACTTTGAAGTAGATTGCTGAAAATCCTTTTCAcacaataatgaaataaccgTAATGCCGAACGCTATTATAATAATCAATACATATTCGAATCATTAGCACACCGGGAAATTGGAATTAGATAAATTTTTGCCATCTCGTtaacttcaaataaaaaaattaattgaattgttttACAGAAGTTAATAAGTCACAGCATCTGTTCTAAAAGCATTAGCCAAGTATTGATTACACAATGACACAAAGTTATATCTGATAGGGATATTGaatattccttttttaaaattccctgaaaaaaaatacaaaataagaaaaaaataaagctgaaaaaatgcaaaaaacaattCATACAAAAATcacccaaaaatattttttccacattagTCAAggattaaaatgaatgaatgaattattaatatttttcagaCGTATCATATTTGCTGCTTCTTGTAGATGGGGTTCCAGCAAAGTAATAAAAGCTACTGCTAGTGATTTAGTGAGGTCCTAAGACTGGCCCTGCCAGTGAAGCAACACAAGTCTAGGAAGTGAAAGTCCTAACACATTTTTCATAGGTGAACCTGCAGAAAGAGGGGGGGGGGAGAGGGTCGTCTTCTTTCACTGATGTCCCACAGaaaattacatgtacataattatcaattgtttatgcaattagttttttttcccccatacaCAGCTCAGGACTATTCCGAGTATGAAGACATGAAATTCTGGCAGTACAGACCCTCCAATAACAACGTAACTGAGTTGAGAAGAGTCTTCGTCCCTACCCTCTACAGCATCGTCTTCATCGTGGGCTTAATTGGAAATGGCCTTGTTTTGTGTGTCCTGTTCAAATATCGCAAAACATCCAACATGTCAGATGTGTGTCTCTTCAACCTGGCCCTTTCAGACCTCCTCTACCTGATCTCACTGCCTTTCTGGGCTTATTACACTGCCGTCTCTAAGTGGATCTTCTGGAGCTTCATGTGCAATACATTGTCTGCACTCTACATGCTGGGATTCTATGGAAGTATCTTCTTCATGATCCTCATGACTATTGAACGCTACACTGTCATTGTCCATGCCCATAGGTTCCTGTTTCTCAAGCACCGGTCTGTCAGAGCTAGCATAGTGCTGATTTTGTTAATTTGGACACTTAGCTTGGGAGCTTCTCTACCAACCATCATTTTCTCCCAAGTTAAGGACGGATTAAATGGGCAAACCTGCAGTGTGACATATCCAAAAGAGACAGCATGGGCATCATTCTCTTACATGGAGCTGATCTTCCTTGGCTGGATTATTCCTCTCTCAGTGATGGTGTTCTGCTACTCACGTATCATCCCCATCTTAATGGACATGAAGTctcagaaaaaacacaaagcagtCAGACTCTTGCTGGTCTTGGTCattgttttcttcctcttctggaCACCCTACAACATCGTCATCTTCCTGAAGTTCCTGCATCACCTTGGCTACATGATAGATTATAAGCG belongs to Silurus meridionalis isolate SWU-2019-XX chromosome 4, ASM1480568v1, whole genome shotgun sequence and includes:
- the LOC124383914 gene encoding C-C chemokine receptor type 5-like, which produces MEIDQNITYDYAEYIFYDLNADKFQTCSEISAMGFSQTFLPTLYSIVFIVGFIGNGLVLCVLVKYYKTSTMSDVCLFNLALSDLLFLISLPFWAHYAAVSEWTFGTNMCHAVTALYTLGFYGSIFFMIIMTLDHYIVIVHPNCSIFIKHRSVRASIAVALFMWALSLGASLPTIIFSQATNETNGWTCRVEYPGETAWRQFSYIEMNLLGLIIPLSVMVFCYSRITPILMHMKSQKRHKAVKLILVLVIIFFLFWTPYNIVIFLMFLHHLGYMNTCQWEQDLNMAMQWVETIAFSHCCLNPIIYAFVGQKFRNSILNIFKEWVLVCFGQCSTNNSKISERSSMHSHSSVINSTKLV
- the LOC124384006 gene encoding C-C chemokine receptor type 4-like, with the protein product MATIFYNTTTTQDYSEYEDMKFWQYRPSNNNVTELRRVFVPTLYSIVFIVGLIGNGLVLCVLFKYRKTSNMSDVCLFNLALSDLLYLISLPFWAYYTAVSKWIFWSFMCNTLSALYMLGFYGSIFFMILMTIERYTVIVHAHRFLFLKHRSVRASIVLILLIWTLSLGASLPTIIFSQVKDGLNGQTCSVTYPKETAWASFSYMELIFLGWIIPLSVMVFCYSRIIPILMDMKSQKKHKAVRLLLVLVIVFFLFWTPYNIVIFLKFLHHLGYMIDYKRDLDMAMQWVETIALSHCCINPIIYAFVGQKFRNLFLKILKEWFPLCFVRCITVDSGFSQRMDTVYSCSSMMPSTRKESRVIA